In Chrysemys picta bellii isolate R12L10 chromosome 3, ASM1138683v2, whole genome shotgun sequence, a single genomic region encodes these proteins:
- the CGAS gene encoding cyclic GMP-AMP synthase yields the protein MGDQCAAARRARGSRKAPSQSSAPEPPRSHSAAAKPPARGGGRAGAGRGDARPPGEHAKAINPRDSPSPIDPKGATAARSRTEKGPAPSEKGSVHNGKGSAPGESNAVPSRKGAVPTRKDSARREKGAVPKTKESPARGPPAVASYCCTGTESSVGVKSGGVGARRLRDVLKTLSLGRQDTSEASENVNLLIRTLVSAIRARENSFSSIDILGTGSYYEHVKISAPNEFDIMFKMPAPRVELEQCDSSGAFYYVRLKRNPQGNNLDKFLQEDGTLAACKMLFALRNIVKEIVKSMTRTEMKVTVDKKKAGSPAITLRIGNPPMEISVDIILALEVRSQSWPASTQEGLKIEKWLGSKVKQEYKWKPIYLVPKHAKDGRVLKEDTWRLSFSHIEKDMIKNHGNTKTCCESKGVKCCRKSCLKLLKHLLDQLKTKDGNRRGLDKFCSYHAKTAFFQACVLWPDDKQWLFTDLESCFQKFLDYFLDCLNNAYLPHFFIPTHNLFSRQLIDKASSDFLSKEIKYEINNRFPIFELQN from the exons ATGGGGGACCAGTGCGCTGCAGCCAGGAGAGCGAGAGGGTCGAGAAAGGCACCGAGTCAGAGCAGCGCTCCTGAGCCCCCTCGGAGCCATAGCGCCGCCGCCAAGCCCCCTGCCCGCGGCGGGGggagagctggggcaggaagaggggacGCTCGGCCTCCTGGTGAGCATGCTAAAGCCAttaacccccgggactccccttcGCCCATTGACCCAAAGGGCGCCACAGCTGCCAGATCCCGCACAGAGAAGGGACCCGCTCCCAGCGAGAAGGGATCTGTCCATAACGGGAAGGGATCTGCCCCGGGAGAGAGTAATGCTGTCCCCAGTAGGAAGGGAGCAGTCCCCACTCGGAAAGACTCTGCCCGCAGAGAGAAGGGAGCTGTCCCTAAAACAAAAGAGTCTCCCGCCAGAGGGCCGCCCGCTGTAGCTTCCTACTGCTGCACGGGGACAGAGAGCAGCGTCGGGGTCAAGTCTGGTGGCGTGGGAGCCCGGCGGCTCAGGGATGTGCTGAAGACACTGAGCCTGGGCCGGCAGGACACGTCCGAGGCCTCGGAGAATGTGAACCTGCTCATCCGCACGTTGGTGTCAGCGATCAGAGCCCGGGAGAACAGTTTCAGCTCAATTGATATTCTGGGCACCGGTAGCTACTACGAGCATGTCAAG ATTTCTGCACCAAATGAGTTTGATATCATGTTTAAGATGCCAGCTCCTAGAGTTGAACTGGAACAATGTGATAGCTCTGGTGCCTTTTATTATGTGAGACTTAAAAGAAATCCTCAAGGAAACAATCTGGACAAATTTTTACAAGAAGATGGAACATTAGCAGCCTGTAAGATGCTTTTTGCCCTGAGGAACATTGTTAAAGAAATTGTAAAGAGCATGACAC GAACAGAAATGAAAGTGACTGTGGATAAAAAAAAGGCTGGAAGCCCTGCAATAACACTTCGCATTGGGAATCCTCCAATGGAGATATCAGTGGATATAATCTTGGCTTTGGAAGTTCGAAGTCAGAGCTGGCCTGCCAGTACACAGGAGGGCCTAAAAATTGAAAAATGGCTAGGAAGCAAAGTCAAACAAGAATATAAATGGAAGCCAATATACCTAGTACCCAAACATGCCAAGGATGGAAGAGTGCTAAaag AAGACACCTGGCGactctctttctcacacattgAAAAGGACATGATAAAGAACCATGGCAACACAAAGACATGTTGTGAATCTAAGGGAGTAAAGTGTTGTAG GAAAAGCTGTCTGAAACTTCTGAAGCATCTTCTGGATCAGCTTAAAACAAAAGATGGAAACAGACGGGGGCTGGACAAATTCTGTTCCTACCATGCCAAAACTGCCTTTTTCCAAGCATGTGTCCTTTGGCCAGATGACAAACAATGGCTGTTCACAGACCTTGAGAGCTGTTTTCAAAAATTTTTGGATTACTTTCTGGATTGCCTCAACAACGCATACCTTCCACACTTTTTTATTCCTACACACAACCTTTTTAGTAGACAACTGATTGATAAGGCAAGCAGTGATTTCCtttcaaaggaaattaaatatgaaataaacAATAGATTTCCAATATTTGAACTGCAGAATTAA